A stretch of the Bacillus licheniformis DSM 13 = ATCC 14580 genome encodes the following:
- a CDS encoding carbohydrate ABC transporter permease → MNRQEKKKRALWTLLAAWITVFHLIPFYILLTTALKAKGDFSSKWKFPDEISLGNFAEAWDKAGLAGSFFNTAVITFASAALLIVIGSLAAYPLARRRTKLNQAVYFLFIGIMIIPPLTSMVPLYKMVVELGMLNTLEIAILNNTAAYMPLTIFLYAGFIRSTIPKELEEAARIDGASTAGIFFRIVFPLLKPVTATICIIACVFIWNDYQFSIFFLQDKSVQTLTVAIAGFFGQNANNLHLVAAASLMAMLPMTILFLFLQKYFIKGLSAGALKG, encoded by the coding sequence ATGAATCGCCAAGAGAAAAAGAAACGGGCGCTGTGGACTTTGCTGGCTGCATGGATTACCGTTTTTCACCTGATTCCGTTTTATATTTTGCTGACGACGGCGCTGAAAGCAAAGGGAGATTTCAGTTCAAAATGGAAGTTCCCGGACGAAATCAGCCTCGGTAATTTTGCAGAAGCATGGGATAAAGCAGGTCTGGCCGGCTCGTTTTTCAATACTGCTGTGATCACTTTTGCTTCGGCGGCTCTGCTCATTGTGATCGGCTCTCTGGCGGCATATCCGCTCGCCAGGCGCAGAACAAAGCTCAATCAAGCCGTTTACTTCCTGTTTATCGGCATTATGATCATTCCGCCGCTGACATCCATGGTTCCTTTATACAAAATGGTGGTGGAGCTTGGCATGCTGAATACGCTTGAAATCGCGATATTGAATAATACGGCGGCTTATATGCCCTTGACGATTTTTTTGTATGCCGGATTTATCCGGTCGACGATTCCGAAAGAGCTTGAAGAGGCTGCGAGAATCGACGGGGCGAGCACGGCGGGGATTTTCTTCAGAATCGTCTTTCCTTTATTAAAGCCGGTGACTGCGACGATTTGCATTATTGCCTGCGTATTCATCTGGAACGACTATCAGTTTTCGATCTTTTTCCTTCAAGACAAAAGTGTGCAGACTTTGACTGTAGCGATTGCCGGCTTCTTTGGGCAAAATGCGAACAACCTGCACTTGGTGGCCGCGGCTTCGCTGATGGCGATGCTGCCGATGACGATTCTATTTTTATTCCTGCAAAAGTACTTTATAAAAGGATTATCAGCAGGAGCGCTAAAAGGCTAG
- a CDS encoding DUF2877 domain-containing protein produces MILQASAVGSIALQLLIEGKTFTVHSIFEKGLNIVDRNDELIFIGTNENGTFPFGILLDSQTKQTLKADLEVGDTFHVRNSHLSHNCFELNFNAEILPLYTDFKHANINKLKENVKQISFKSYESTDFESARVSDLINKLHDPTENLEEELRYFIGRGQGLTPTGDDILVGILYGHFINSFIAEKHLETLGSLIREPLTTLVSTRFLTCAIEGLFSSKITKLQHDSSLKSIKSLIKVGSSSGMDTLYGIYMALTKE; encoded by the coding sequence ATGATTTTACAGGCAAGTGCGGTTGGTTCAATCGCACTTCAGCTATTAATTGAGGGAAAAACGTTTACTGTACACAGCATTTTTGAAAAAGGTTTAAATATTGTTGATCGGAATGATGAATTGATATTTATCGGCACAAATGAAAATGGGACCTTCCCATTTGGAATCTTGCTTGACTCACAAACGAAGCAAACATTAAAAGCAGATCTTGAAGTGGGAGATACATTTCACGTTCGCAATAGCCATCTTTCCCACAATTGTTTTGAACTCAATTTTAATGCGGAAATACTTCCGTTATATACAGATTTTAAACATGCAAATATAAATAAATTAAAAGAAAACGTGAAACAAATTTCATTTAAATCGTATGAATCTACTGATTTTGAATCAGCTCGCGTGTCGGACTTGATAAATAAATTACACGATCCAACTGAAAATTTGGAGGAAGAGCTTCGTTACTTTATCGGTCGGGGCCAAGGTTTAACGCCGACGGGTGACGATATACTGGTCGGTATATTGTATGGACACTTCATCAACTCTTTTATCGCCGAAAAACACCTTGAAACATTGGGAAGTCTAATCAGAGAACCCTTAACAACCCTTGTCAGCACGCGCTTTTTAACTTGTGCTATAGAAGGCTTGTTTAGTTCAAAAATTACAAAATTACAACATGATTCATCTTTGAAAAGTATAAAAAGTCTTATAAAAGTAGGTTCTTCTTCTGGGATGGATACTTTATATGGAATTTATATGGCTTTAACAAAGGAGTGA
- a CDS encoding ABC transporter substrate-binding protein, with amino-acid sequence MKKIIFSFVLLIILSAILAGCSGKNAGKSGDVTLTMFSTMTNDSEKNTLRSIADDFEKENEGIKIDISFPGPDYENMLRVKMAANDMPDLFDTHGWAKIRYGEYTADLKDMDWVKHLDPNLDPILKDEKGKVYAYPFNQAKDGIVYNAGLLKKYGLKPPQTLDELMHALETIKEKSNGSVIPFWFAGSDKGALAQFYDQLATPLLITDDRRNEKKALENGTFDWSDYTLLAETFKEMQEKQLINKDILTAKPSQLVELMAQEKIGFTLSVTSIGPDTREVNPDIQLGVMPTPAVYEGDKPSWIGGERHTVAVWKDSEHLEEAKRFIEFAAQPKYVKKIAEATSFPQALTNTEAENYYSKFYDQYEEIKIEPYFDRVYLPSGMWDVMGTTGQELLAGTLTPKQVSEKMKQEYSRLQEQ; translated from the coding sequence ATGAAAAAAATCATTTTCTCTTTTGTTCTCCTGATCATTTTGTCTGCAATACTTGCGGGCTGCTCCGGAAAGAATGCCGGAAAGAGCGGAGATGTCACGCTCACAATGTTTTCGACAATGACAAACGACAGTGAAAAAAACACGCTCAGAAGCATCGCAGATGATTTTGAAAAAGAAAATGAAGGCATCAAGATCGATATCAGCTTTCCCGGCCCGGACTATGAAAATATGCTGCGCGTCAAAATGGCGGCAAATGACATGCCTGATTTGTTCGATACGCACGGCTGGGCGAAGATCCGCTACGGGGAATACACTGCTGATTTAAAAGACATGGATTGGGTGAAGCATCTCGATCCAAACCTCGATCCGATTTTGAAGGATGAAAAAGGCAAAGTATATGCCTACCCTTTCAATCAGGCAAAAGACGGGATCGTCTACAATGCCGGTCTCTTGAAGAAATACGGTCTCAAGCCTCCGCAGACGTTGGACGAACTGATGCATGCGCTGGAAACGATCAAAGAAAAAAGCAACGGGAGCGTCATTCCTTTTTGGTTTGCCGGTTCAGATAAAGGCGCTTTAGCTCAGTTTTATGATCAGCTTGCCACCCCGCTGCTCATCACAGATGATCGCCGCAATGAAAAAAAAGCTTTGGAAAACGGCACATTCGACTGGTCCGACTACACACTTCTCGCAGAAACCTTTAAAGAGATGCAGGAAAAGCAATTGATCAATAAAGATATCCTGACGGCAAAACCGTCGCAATTGGTCGAATTGATGGCGCAGGAAAAAATCGGTTTTACCCTCTCAGTCACGTCGATCGGCCCTGATACGAGGGAAGTCAATCCAGATATCCAGTTAGGCGTGATGCCGACGCCTGCCGTTTATGAAGGCGACAAACCGAGCTGGATTGGAGGAGAGCGCCATACCGTTGCTGTCTGGAAAGACTCAGAACACCTCGAAGAAGCAAAGCGGTTTATCGAATTCGCCGCACAGCCCAAATACGTGAAAAAGATCGCCGAAGCCACCTCATTTCCTCAGGCATTAACCAACACAGAAGCTGAAAACTACTATTCTAAGTTTTATGATCAATATGAAGAAATCAAAATCGAACCGTACTTTGACCGCGTCTATCTCCCGAGCGGAATGTGGGACGTCATGGGAACGACGGGACAGGAACTATTGGCCGGTACGTTAACGCCGAAGCAGGTATCGGAAAAAATGAAACAGGAATACAGCAGATTACAAGAACAATAG
- a CDS encoding LacI family DNA-binding transcriptional regulator: MATIKEIALQAKVSSTTVSRVLNHDQSLSVAPETRQRILDIAARLGYKSTRRRREVYASGSGESPRIGIVVCQSQEEELNDPYFYSIRQGIESECFERGAFITKFIQLSSIRSNQPVGDVDGLIVIGRINFAGLQQCMGALNNVVYINHTDNEELRDSVVVDFEKATGRALNHLKSLGYTRIGYIGGREKEHFRISDQETSAIEIEDKRLTAFLEMAGSDNAKHIYIGEYSMQQGYELMKKALLEKNVPEAFFIASDSMAIGALRALRESGLKVPEDVAIVSFNGIEASEFANPPLTTVKVHTEEMGRTGVKLLLDRLKGRELPLKVTVPSELIIRESCGFSKRS; the protein is encoded by the coding sequence ATGGCGACGATTAAAGAGATTGCGCTTCAGGCTAAAGTATCAAGCACAACGGTTTCAAGGGTTCTGAACCATGACCAGTCATTATCAGTAGCGCCTGAAACAAGGCAGCGGATTTTGGATATAGCAGCCCGGCTCGGCTATAAAAGCACGCGCAGGCGCCGCGAGGTATATGCCTCAGGAAGCGGGGAAAGCCCGCGCATCGGCATTGTTGTCTGCCAATCACAGGAAGAAGAGCTGAACGATCCGTACTTTTATTCCATCAGGCAGGGAATTGAAAGTGAGTGTTTTGAAAGAGGAGCGTTTATTACGAAATTTATTCAGCTGAGCAGCATCCGCTCGAATCAGCCTGTAGGCGATGTCGACGGCTTAATCGTCATCGGAAGGATCAACTTTGCCGGTTTGCAGCAGTGCATGGGCGCGCTCAACAACGTCGTGTACATCAACCATACAGACAATGAAGAGCTGCGCGACTCGGTTGTCGTAGATTTTGAGAAGGCTACGGGGAGGGCGCTGAACCATTTGAAATCGCTCGGCTATACAAGGATCGGTTATATCGGCGGAAGAGAAAAAGAGCACTTTCGAATCAGCGATCAGGAGACAAGCGCCATTGAAATCGAAGACAAACGTCTGACTGCGTTTCTGGAGATGGCCGGTTCGGATAACGCAAAGCACATTTATATCGGCGAGTATTCGATGCAGCAAGGCTATGAACTGATGAAAAAAGCGCTTTTAGAGAAAAACGTTCCCGAAGCTTTTTTTATCGCCAGCGATTCAATGGCCATCGGCGCGCTCCGGGCGCTTCGAGAATCGGGACTCAAGGTTCCCGAAGATGTTGCAATCGTCAGCTTCAACGGCATTGAAGCGTCCGAATTTGCTAATCCGCCATTGACAACCGTAAAGGTTCATACAGAAGAGATGGGCCGGACGGGTGTGAAGCTGCTGCTCGACAGACTGAAAGGAAGGGAACTGCCGCTGAAAGTGACCGTACCTTCAGAGCTGATTATTCGGGAAAGCTGCGGATTCAGCAAACGGAGCTAA
- a CDS encoding carbohydrate ABC transporter permease codes for MSELAKEKSLTIVKSKRRYVRKNGSLWWMYLPALALVSVFMIYPFASGIKITFTNWNGFSQSYDWIGFAQYKRMLADPATWLVVKNTLLYGLGSTVFQNVIGLLYALLLFKSIKMKALTRTVVYLPVIISPLIMGYIWYFFFSYEGGALNDLLKLFGAGPVNALSSPEINPWIIVFVNSYQFVGIAMVIYLAGLGSVPKDFYEAAQIDGASGFQQFWKITLPLLMPSVTINMVINIIGGLKLFDVILALTGGGPGNASQSMSTFMYDLYFKRQDAGYAAAQGVFMAVLILLISFTALIYFKRKEVEA; via the coding sequence ATGAGCGAATTAGCTAAAGAAAAAAGTCTGACTATTGTGAAAAGTAAAAGGAGATATGTGAGGAAAAATGGATCGCTCTGGTGGATGTATCTTCCCGCCTTGGCGCTTGTATCCGTCTTTATGATTTATCCGTTTGCGAGCGGCATTAAAATCACGTTCACGAACTGGAACGGTTTCTCACAGTCGTATGACTGGATCGGCTTTGCCCAATATAAACGGATGCTGGCCGACCCGGCGACATGGCTTGTCGTCAAAAACACCCTCCTGTACGGATTGGGCAGTACGGTTTTCCAGAATGTCATCGGTCTTCTCTATGCCCTCCTGCTGTTTAAAAGCATCAAAATGAAAGCGCTGACAAGAACGGTTGTCTATTTGCCCGTCATCATCAGCCCGCTGATCATGGGGTATATCTGGTACTTCTTCTTCTCCTATGAAGGAGGCGCCTTGAACGATTTGCTGAAACTATTTGGAGCAGGTCCTGTCAACGCCTTGAGCAGCCCGGAAATCAATCCGTGGATCATCGTATTTGTCAATTCCTATCAGTTTGTCGGTATAGCGATGGTCATTTATTTAGCAGGTCTCGGAAGCGTTCCGAAAGATTTTTATGAAGCGGCGCAAATCGACGGAGCAAGCGGTTTTCAGCAATTTTGGAAGATTACGCTGCCGCTGTTGATGCCTTCTGTCACGATCAACATGGTAATCAATATCATCGGCGGACTGAAGCTGTTTGATGTCATTTTAGCGCTGACAGGCGGCGGTCCGGGAAATGCTTCGCAATCGATGTCGACTTTTATGTACGATCTGTATTTTAAGAGGCAGGATGCCGGCTATGCAGCCGCTCAGGGGGTTTTCATGGCGGTGTTGATACTGCTAATCAGCTTTACGGCTCTCATCTATTTTAAGCGCAAGGAGGTCGAAGCCTAG
- a CDS encoding MFS transporter yields MTKEAGSVEGKGKQPLVPYWVKVVIVFFFGWVALYATRTILNPIMGDIESAFSLSKAQLGLIMSIFFIGYAGMNVPAGILGDKIGKKRVLVPGVILFGSLAAVTGMMPTFFLFISAWLMVGMAQGVYYGPQYGISSEIIPKNRLTLGSAVINAGMAFGTSIGYYISSYVVGEWGFGWGTPFFAIAVPVVLIGIAMAIVIKDKPKTDKEVKRSAEPFKFSSLFNRNLILAYIIIFCSIYGFFMIITWLPYYLETARGLTGGNIAFVASLVPWAAIPGSLFFSWLSDKLGRRKPVLLMMLPFGILSTAAIVYFDSLPILYMTLIVYGIVGKISVNPVLIAVVANNAPKQSLSTAFGFYNFVGMLGSILAPYITGWLTDTTGSMNIGFYFAAALLVIALIATYLIDESNLPSVDKAAKHH; encoded by the coding sequence ATGACAAAAGAGGCGGGATCAGTTGAAGGTAAAGGAAAACAACCACTGGTTCCCTATTGGGTAAAAGTTGTTATCGTATTTTTCTTCGGTTGGGTGGCTCTTTATGCAACGCGAACAATATTAAACCCCATTATGGGGGATATTGAATCAGCGTTTTCATTAAGCAAGGCACAACTTGGCTTAATTATGAGTATATTTTTCATCGGTTATGCTGGTATGAATGTTCCTGCAGGAATATTAGGAGATAAAATTGGGAAAAAACGAGTGTTGGTTCCAGGTGTTATTCTATTTGGCTCGCTTGCAGCAGTTACAGGGATGATGCCCACATTCTTTCTGTTTATCTCTGCATGGCTTATGGTTGGTATGGCTCAGGGGGTATATTATGGGCCGCAATATGGAATATCATCCGAAATTATCCCGAAGAACCGTCTAACATTAGGCAGTGCTGTGATTAATGCAGGGATGGCTTTTGGTACTTCAATTGGCTATTATATCTCCAGTTATGTTGTTGGAGAATGGGGATTCGGATGGGGAACCCCATTTTTTGCCATCGCAGTGCCGGTTGTACTTATCGGCATCGCAATGGCAATTGTAATTAAAGACAAACCAAAAACTGATAAAGAGGTTAAAAGGAGCGCTGAACCGTTTAAGTTTTCATCTTTATTTAATAGAAACTTAATTTTGGCATATATTATTATTTTCTGCTCTATTTACGGATTCTTTATGATTATTACTTGGTTGCCATACTATTTAGAAACAGCACGCGGTTTAACCGGAGGAAATATTGCCTTTGTTGCATCACTTGTTCCATGGGCAGCAATTCCAGGTTCATTATTTTTTAGTTGGCTGTCAGATAAGTTAGGCCGGCGCAAACCAGTATTGCTCATGATGTTGCCATTTGGTATTTTATCAACAGCTGCAATTGTTTACTTTGATAGCTTACCAATTCTGTATATGACACTAATTGTGTATGGAATTGTAGGGAAAATTAGCGTTAACCCCGTTTTAATTGCTGTTGTAGCAAATAATGCACCAAAGCAATCATTAAGTACAGCATTTGGATTCTACAACTTTGTTGGAATGTTAGGTTCCATTTTAGCTCCATATATTACTGGCTGGCTGACAGACACTACAGGAAGTATGAATATAGGATTTTATTTTGCAGCAGCTCTGTTAGTAATCGCGTTGATTGCAACATATTTAATAGACGAAAGTAATTTGCCATCTGTTGATAAAGCAGCTAAACATCATTAG
- a CDS encoding Rap family tetratricopeptide repeat protein: protein MNKIAAEEVANILNTWYRAIRRNDAEQSIRIFEEVKPMLAEMEEDQEVLIYYSLLELRHKIMLYDTRGKKIEQQEELTNGGSAASHMTSYYYYLFSGAYEVYKKNYEQAISFYKIAEKKLAHVHDEIEVAQFHDKVGKLYYYLGQNIVSLNHTRQAMEIFKGHGDHDMNLVSTYITMAGNYTEMGKYTEAEEYLTEAIHTVRKAGDCFKEMQLLHNFALLYAAMDNSEKSIQFLEIVLDDQAYAASDYYFNAVFLMIKELFKVGDHKRAAAFYKEGKERSKSAANKIFDAKIDILYAAYAGDGEQAVKDCKDNIEILFQTKQYDSARELSLLTANVYRSKSLYKEAAHFFLEAIKAEEKMKKVEGM from the coding sequence ATGAACAAGATCGCCGCGGAAGAAGTCGCCAACATCCTTAATACATGGTACCGCGCCATCAGAAGAAATGATGCTGAACAGTCGATCCGAATATTTGAAGAAGTCAAACCGATGCTGGCAGAGATGGAGGAAGACCAAGAGGTTTTAATCTACTATTCTCTGCTGGAACTGCGGCATAAAATCATGCTGTATGATACGCGGGGAAAAAAGATAGAACAGCAAGAGGAGTTAACGAACGGCGGCAGTGCTGCATCACATATGACATCCTATTACTACTACCTGTTTTCAGGAGCTTATGAAGTGTATAAAAAGAATTATGAGCAGGCGATCAGCTTCTATAAAATTGCCGAGAAGAAGCTTGCTCATGTACATGATGAAATTGAGGTGGCGCAATTTCACGATAAAGTCGGAAAGCTCTACTATTACTTGGGCCAGAATATCGTCTCTTTAAACCATACCCGGCAGGCGATGGAAATTTTCAAGGGGCATGGCGACCATGATATGAACCTTGTTTCCACTTATATTACGATGGCCGGAAATTATACAGAGATGGGGAAATATACAGAGGCGGAAGAATATTTAACAGAAGCCATCCATACGGTAAGAAAAGCCGGCGACTGTTTTAAAGAAATGCAGCTCCTTCATAATTTTGCCTTGCTTTATGCGGCGATGGACAATTCGGAAAAAAGCATTCAGTTTTTAGAAATCGTTTTGGATGATCAAGCATATGCTGCATCAGATTATTATTTCAATGCTGTGTTTTTAATGATCAAAGAGCTGTTTAAAGTCGGAGACCATAAACGCGCTGCAGCCTTTTACAAAGAAGGGAAGGAAAGGTCGAAATCCGCGGCGAATAAAATATTTGACGCCAAAATCGATATTTTATATGCGGCTTATGCAGGAGATGGTGAACAGGCGGTTAAAGACTGCAAAGACAACATTGAAATCCTGTTTCAAACAAAGCAATACGACAGCGCCAGAGAACTTTCGCTCTTAACGGCCAATGTTTACAGATCAAAGTCACTTTATAAAGAAGCCGCACATTTCTTTTTGGAAGCGATTAAAGCGGAAGAAAAAATGAAAAAAGTGGAGGGAATGTGA
- a CDS encoding DUF1116 domain-containing protein, whose protein sequence is MGYKTINEANEAVIRKIIAAEPFLTDVVPAKSVIPELEDYVLLHAGPPIKYENMTDPMQGSCVGAILFEGWAEDEEGARGLLENNKITFIPCHHVNAVGPMGGITSPNMPVLVVMNKESGNEAYCQMNEGIGAVLRFGAYHEQVINRLHWMKDVLGPVLSKALRKIDGGINVNVLMAKAIAMGDEFHQRNIAASLVFLKEVAPVIVALDDVENEQSAEVIQFLADTDQFFLNIAMATGKAIMDAARTIKHGTVVTAMCRNGENFGIRIAGMGDEWFTAPVNTPQGLYFTGYSAEDANTDIGDSAITETIGVGGVAMIAAPAVTRFVGTGGFNDALETSNQMAEICVGENPNFVIPTWDFKGACLGIDARKVVETGITPVINTGIAHKIAGYGQIGAGTVHPPIECFEKAITAYAEKLGFQG, encoded by the coding sequence ATGGGGTACAAAACAATAAATGAAGCGAACGAAGCTGTTATCCGGAAGATCATAGCAGCTGAACCATTCTTGACCGATGTTGTACCTGCCAAGTCTGTGATTCCTGAATTAGAAGATTATGTGTTATTACATGCTGGGCCTCCAATTAAATATGAAAATATGACAGATCCTATGCAAGGCTCTTGTGTTGGAGCGATTCTTTTTGAAGGATGGGCAGAAGATGAAGAGGGAGCGCGTGGTCTGCTTGAAAACAATAAGATTACATTTATTCCATGTCATCATGTGAATGCAGTTGGACCAATGGGAGGCATTACATCACCTAATATGCCGGTTCTTGTTGTTATGAACAAAGAGAGTGGCAATGAGGCGTACTGTCAAATGAACGAAGGCATCGGTGCAGTATTACGCTTCGGTGCTTATCATGAGCAGGTAATCAATCGCCTGCACTGGATGAAAGATGTGTTGGGTCCAGTGTTAAGTAAGGCCTTAAGAAAAATTGATGGAGGCATAAACGTTAATGTTTTGATGGCTAAAGCTATTGCAATGGGGGATGAATTTCACCAGCGCAATATTGCAGCATCATTGGTGTTTTTAAAAGAAGTTGCTCCAGTAATTGTGGCATTAGATGATGTTGAAAACGAACAAAGTGCAGAAGTTATCCAATTTTTAGCTGATACAGACCAATTTTTCTTAAACATTGCCATGGCGACTGGAAAAGCAATAATGGATGCAGCGCGTACAATCAAACATGGTACAGTCGTTACTGCAATGTGCCGAAACGGTGAAAACTTTGGCATTCGTATTGCTGGTATGGGAGATGAGTGGTTTACAGCACCTGTTAATACACCACAAGGGTTATATTTTACCGGCTACTCAGCGGAAGATGCAAACACAGATATCGGTGATTCAGCGATTACAGAAACAATCGGTGTTGGCGGCGTAGCAATGATTGCTGCCCCTGCAGTAACGCGTTTTGTTGGAACAGGCGGATTTAATGATGCGCTTGAAACAAGCAATCAAATGGCTGAAATCTGTGTTGGAGAAAATCCGAACTTTGTTATTCCGACGTGGGACTTCAAAGGTGCGTGTTTAGGTATTGATGCACGTAAAGTTGTTGAAACAGGCATAACACCGGTAATCAACACAGGTATTGCACATAAAATTGCTGGATATGGGCAAATTGGTGCTGGTACAGTTCATCCTCCAATCGAATGTTTTGAGAAAGCAATCACAGCATATGCTGAAAAACTAGGTTTTCAAGGATGA
- the melA gene encoding alpha-galactosidase MelA, whose translation MTKIAFIGAGSTIFAKNVLGDCLMVPAVNGFEFALYDIDPKRLKESKDMLEHLKNRYNDTVSIRAYDDRKEALAGAKYVINAIQVGGYKPGTVIDFEIPKKYGLKQTIADTVGIGGIFRALRTIPVLLDMAKDIESAAPDAWLLNYTNPMASLTGALLRYTDVKTVGLCHSVQVCTKDLFKSLGMKHERIEEKIAGINHMAWLLEVKQDGRDLYPEIKKRAKEKQKTKHGDMVRFELMDKFGYYVTESSEHNAEYHPYFIKSRYPELIEELNIPIDEYLRRCEKQIQNWEKMRGEIVGNRHLTHERSNEYGSRIIEAMETGQPFTFGGNVLNKGLITNLPEKAVVEVTCVAERNRITPCYAGELPEQLAALNRTNINTQLLTIEAATTKRKEHIYHAALLDPHTAAELSMDDIVSMCDELIEAHGDWLPEFE comes from the coding sequence ATGACTAAAATTGCTTTTATCGGAGCTGGAAGCACAATTTTTGCGAAAAATGTGCTGGGGGACTGTCTGATGGTTCCGGCGGTCAACGGATTTGAATTTGCTTTGTATGATATCGATCCGAAGCGCCTCAAAGAATCTAAAGATATGCTTGAGCATTTAAAAAACCGCTATAATGACACGGTATCGATCCGCGCCTATGACGACAGAAAGGAAGCTTTGGCGGGAGCGAAATACGTGATCAATGCCATTCAGGTCGGCGGCTATAAACCGGGCACAGTCATCGATTTTGAGATTCCGAAAAAATACGGCCTCAAGCAGACGATTGCCGATACGGTCGGAATCGGCGGGATATTCAGGGCGCTGCGGACGATTCCCGTTTTATTGGATATGGCAAAAGACATCGAAAGCGCGGCGCCCGACGCCTGGCTCTTAAATTACACAAACCCGATGGCTTCTTTAACCGGTGCGCTTCTCCGCTACACGGACGTGAAAACGGTCGGTCTCTGCCACAGCGTTCAAGTATGCACAAAAGATCTTTTCAAATCCCTCGGCATGAAGCATGAACGAATCGAAGAAAAAATCGCCGGCATCAATCATATGGCCTGGCTTCTTGAAGTCAAGCAAGACGGAAGAGACTTGTATCCAGAAATTAAAAAGCGGGCAAAAGAAAAACAGAAAACGAAACATGGTGACATGGTCAGGTTTGAACTGATGGATAAATTCGGCTACTATGTGACCGAATCGTCCGAACATAACGCGGAGTACCACCCTTATTTTATTAAAAGCCGTTATCCCGAACTGATTGAAGAACTGAATATCCCGATTGACGAATATTTGAGAAGGTGCGAGAAGCAGATTCAAAATTGGGAAAAGATGCGCGGCGAAATCGTCGGCAATCGGCATTTAACCCACGAGCGGTCAAACGAATACGGCTCAAGAATCATAGAAGCGATGGAAACCGGCCAGCCGTTTACATTCGGCGGTAATGTCTTGAATAAAGGATTGATTACAAATCTTCCGGAAAAAGCCGTCGTCGAAGTGACGTGCGTCGCTGAGCGGAACCGGATCACTCCGTGCTACGCGGGCGAGCTGCCAGAACAGCTGGCTGCTTTAAATCGCACCAATATCAATACACAGCTGTTAACGATTGAAGCGGCAACAACAAAAAGAAAAGAGCACATTTACCATGCTGCATTGCTTGATCCGCATACGGCTGCGGAATTATCGATGGATGATATCGTAAGCATGTGCGATGAATTGATCGAAGCACACGGCGACTGGCTGCCGGAATTTGAATAA
- the arcC gene encoding carbamate kinase has protein sequence MGKSVVIALGGNAILQPKQEATYANQFKNVISATRHMIEIKEAGHKIVITHGNGPQVGNIIAQNEAAKNVVEPLPIYACNAESQGFIGYMLEKALKNHIKKRGITANVATFLTMVEVDKYDKAFEKPTKPIGVFYSEEEAKKLEKKGFAMSEDAGRGYRRVVPSPEPKVIHGIEEIRRLIDETIVISSGGGGIPVYRDDSGLLHGLEAVIDKDRSGLKLAQQLNADVFMMLTDVPNVFINFGKENEQKLSRITVEEAEQYVAEGQFPAGSMLPKMQAAIEFAKLGKEAIICSLNQAAAALDGKAGTRITK, from the coding sequence ATGGGGAAAAGTGTAGTAATCGCACTAGGAGGTAATGCAATTTTACAGCCAAAACAAGAAGCAACTTATGCTAATCAATTCAAAAATGTAATCTCTGCAACACGTCATATGATTGAAATTAAAGAAGCAGGACATAAAATTGTGATTACACACGGCAATGGTCCGCAAGTTGGGAATATTATTGCTCAAAATGAAGCTGCCAAAAATGTCGTTGAACCGCTGCCGATCTATGCTTGTAACGCAGAATCACAGGGATTCATTGGTTATATGCTCGAAAAAGCTTTAAAAAACCATATTAAAAAACGGGGCATTACCGCGAATGTAGCTACATTTCTAACAATGGTTGAAGTGGACAAGTATGATAAAGCATTTGAAAAACCAACGAAACCAATAGGAGTATTTTATTCAGAGGAAGAAGCGAAGAAATTGGAGAAAAAAGGGTTTGCTATGTCAGAAGATGCAGGGCGTGGCTATAGACGAGTTGTGCCTTCCCCAGAACCGAAAGTGATCCATGGGATAGAAGAGATTCGACGTTTAATTGATGAAACGATTGTTATCTCCTCGGGCGGCGGCGGTATACCTGTATATCGTGACGACAGCGGTCTATTACATGGTCTTGAAGCAGTAATAGACAAAGATCGTTCAGGATTAAAGCTGGCACAACAATTAAATGCTGATGTTTTCATGATGTTGACAGACGTACCAAATGTGTTTATCAATTTTGGCAAAGAAAATGAGCAAAAACTAAGCCGAATTACAGTAGAAGAAGCAGAACAATATGTGGCAGAAGGTCAATTTCCTGCTGGCAGTATGCTGCCAAAGATGCAAGCGGCTATAGAATTTGCAAAGTTAGGTAAAGAGGCAATTATTTGTTCATTGAACCAAGCGGCAGCTGCACTAGACGGAAAAGCGGGGACGCGCATAACAAAATAA